From the Fulvia fulva chromosome 2, complete sequence genome, one window contains:
- a CDS encoding Carboxypeptidase S1 produces MTQYGNDQACITAGDDCYNYVEAPLIAQKTYELYDVREPVATNPPETYVQYLSRADIQKQIGAKVNYTECAAGDRSPGYRLQLTGDNARTMLPYLENFVNRGIPTLIWAGDTDWICNWMGSLYVVDAVNFPGDSQFRNATLAPYDIAGKKVGLTRSKAPCRL; encoded by the exons ATGACACAGTACGGCAACGATCAGGCATGCATAACCGCAGGCGACGATTGTTACAACTACGTTGAAGCCCCGTTGATCGCGCAGAAGACGTACGAATTGTACGATGTCAGAGAGCCAGTCGCCACTAATCCTCCGGAGACATACGTGCAATATCTCTCTCGTGCAGATATTCAGAAACAAATCGGAGCCAAGGTCAACTACACCGAGTGTGCGGCGGGCGACCGAAGTCCTGGCTATCGCTTACAGCTCACGGGAGATA ACGCGAGAACAATGCTCCCATATCTCGAAAATTTCGTGAACCGTGGCATCCCCACCTTGATATGGGCTGGAGATACCGACTGGATCTGCAACTGGATGGGAAGTTTATATGTAGTCGATGCGGTCAACTTTCCCGGTGATTCTCAATTCCGTAACGCGACCCTCGCGCCTTACGATATCGCGGGCAAGAAAGTTGGACTTACAAGAAGCAAGGCACCTTGTCGTTTATGA
- a CDS encoding Carboxypeptidase encodes MLYIDQLINTGFSYGSPNFNSTFNAAPYVYTFLQKCVQDFPQYKPRELSVFGESYGGHWIYYAEYIAEQNDLIKAGKLNATPLNLAYVGLNNAWYNPILQMKAHVDYSYTNG; translated from the coding sequence ATGCTGTATATCGATCAACTAATCAACACTGGCTTTTCCTACGGGTCCCCCAACTTCAATTCGACGTTCAACGCAGCGCCCTACGTTTACACCTTCTTGCAGAAATGCGTCCAAGATTTCCCGCAGTACAAGCCCCGCGAGCTGAGTGTCTTTGGGGAGTCCTACGGCGGCCACTGGATCTATTACGCAGAGTACATTGCCGAGCAGAATGATTTGATCAAAGCTGGCAAACTCAACGCCACGCCCTTGAACCTCGCCTATGTCGGGTTGAACAATGCCTGGTACAACCCCATCTTGCAGATGAAGGCGCACGTCGACTACAGCTATACCAACGGCTGA